A window of the Hordeum vulgare subsp. vulgare chromosome 5H, MorexV3_pseudomolecules_assembly, whole genome shotgun sequence genome harbors these coding sequences:
- the LOC123397957 gene encoding carboxyl-terminal-processing peptidase 2, chloroplastic isoform X2: MIRSLGYWNPRNSRVCGKSGTQGALTGVGLSIGYPLAINGSPAGLSVMSAAPGGPAEKAGIVSGDVILAIDDTSAQDMDIYDAADRLQGPEGSSIDLTILSGADTRHVVLKRERYTLNPVRSRMCEIPGSEDSSKIGYIKLTTFNQNAAGSVKEAIKKLRENNVKAFVLDLRNNSGGLFPEGIEIAKIWMDKGVIVYICDSRGVRDIYEADGASTIAASEPLVVLVNKGTASASEILAGALKDNKRAVVYGEPTYGKGKIQSVFALSDGSGLAVTVARYETPAHTDIDKVGVTPDRPLPASFPTDEDGFCSCLKDPASCNLNAARLFVRS; the protein is encoded by the exons ATGATCCGTTCACTCGGTTATTGGAACCCGAGAAATTCAAGAGTTTGCGg TAAGTCTGGCACGCAAGGTGCTCTCACGGGTGTAGGTTTGTCGATTGGCTACCCGTTGGCAATTAATGGATCGCCTGCAGGGCTCTCTGTAATGTCAGCTGCCCCAGGGGGTCCTGCAGAAAAGGCGGGCATCGTGTCTGGAGACGTTATTTTGGCAATTGACGATACAAGCGCGCAAGACATGGACATATATGACGCAGCAGATCGCTTACA GGGTCCCGAAGGAAGCTCAATAGATTTGACTATTCTCAGTGGAGCTGATACCAGACATGTTGTTTTGAA GAGAGAAAGATATACTTTAAACCCGGTAAGGTCAAGGATGTGTGAGATTCCAGGTTCAGAGGACAGCTCAAAGATCGGTTACATCAAACTAACAACATTTAACCAAAATGCTGCAG GATCCGTGAAGGAAGCCATTAAGAAATTAAGGGAGAACAATGTAAAGGCCTTTGTGTTGGATCTGCGGAATAACAG CGGTGGCCTTTTTCCTGAAGGGATTGAGATTGCGAAGATTTG GATggacaaaggtgtcattgtgtatATATGTGATAGCCGTGGTGTCCGTGACATTTATGAGGCAGATGGAGCTAGCACGATTGCTGCATCAGAACCTTTAGTTGTCCTG GTAAACAAAGGAACCGCAAGTGCAAGTGAGATCCTTGCAGGAGCCCTGAAAGACAACAAGAGGGCAGTGGTGTATGGGGAACCAACATATGGAAAAGG CAAGATCCAGTCGGTGTTTGCACTGTCCGATGGCTCAGGGTTGGCCGTGACTGTGGCGCGCTACGAAACCCCTGCGCATACTGACATAGATAAA GTCGGCGTGACTCCGGACCGTCCATTGCCGGCATCGTTCCCGACCGACGAAGATGGCTTCTGCAGCTGCCTCAAGGACCCAGCTTCTTGCAACCTTAATGCCGCCCGGCTGTTTGTGAGATCATGA
- the LOC123397957 gene encoding carboxyl-terminal-processing peptidase 2, chloroplastic isoform X1 has protein sequence MALAVSLSAPAYCRAPPPSSALTEENLLFLEAWRAVDRAYYDKSFNGQSWFRYRERALRDDPMNTRQETYAAIKKMLATLDDPFTRLLEPEKFKSLRSGTQGALTGVGLSIGYPLAINGSPAGLSVMSAAPGGPAEKAGIVSGDVILAIDDTSAQDMDIYDAADRLQGPEGSSIDLTILSGADTRHVVLKRERYTLNPVRSRMCEIPGSEDSSKIGYIKLTTFNQNAAGSVKEAIKKLRENNVKAFVLDLRNNSGGLFPEGIEIAKIWMDKGVIVYICDSRGVRDIYEADGASTIAASEPLVVLVNKGTASASEILAGALKDNKRAVVYGEPTYGKGKIQSVFALSDGSGLAVTVARYETPAHTDIDKVGVTPDRPLPASFPTDEDGFCSCLKDPASCNLNAARLFVRS, from the exons ATGGCGCTCGCCGTGTCCCTCTCCGCGCCCGCCTACTGCAGGGCGCCGCCCCCAT CGTCCGCGCTCACGGAGGAGAACCTGCTGTTCCTGGAGGCGTGGCGCGCGGTCGACCGCGCCTACTACGACAAGTCCTTCAACGGGCAGAGCTGGTTCAGGTACCGCGAGCGCGCCCTCCGCGACGACCCCATGAACACGCGGCAGGAGACAT ATGCTgcgataaagaagatgcttgcaaCCTTGGATGATCCGTTCACTCGGTTATTGGAACCCGAGAAATTCAAGAGTTTGCGg TCTGGCACGCAAGGTGCTCTCACGGGTGTAGGTTTGTCGATTGGCTACCCGTTGGCAATTAATGGATCGCCTGCAGGGCTCTCTGTAATGTCAGCTGCCCCAGGGGGTCCTGCAGAAAAGGCGGGCATCGTGTCTGGAGACGTTATTTTGGCAATTGACGATACAAGCGCGCAAGACATGGACATATATGACGCAGCAGATCGCTTACA GGGTCCCGAAGGAAGCTCAATAGATTTGACTATTCTCAGTGGAGCTGATACCAGACATGTTGTTTTGAA GAGAGAAAGATATACTTTAAACCCGGTAAGGTCAAGGATGTGTGAGATTCCAGGTTCAGAGGACAGCTCAAAGATCGGTTACATCAAACTAACAACATTTAACCAAAATGCTGCAG GATCCGTGAAGGAAGCCATTAAGAAATTAAGGGAGAACAATGTAAAGGCCTTTGTGTTGGATCTGCGGAATAACAG CGGTGGCCTTTTTCCTGAAGGGATTGAGATTGCGAAGATTTG GATggacaaaggtgtcattgtgtatATATGTGATAGCCGTGGTGTCCGTGACATTTATGAGGCAGATGGAGCTAGCACGATTGCTGCATCAGAACCTTTAGTTGTCCTG GTAAACAAAGGAACCGCAAGTGCAAGTGAGATCCTTGCAGGAGCCCTGAAAGACAACAAGAGGGCAGTGGTGTATGGGGAACCAACATATGGAAAAGG CAAGATCCAGTCGGTGTTTGCACTGTCCGATGGCTCAGGGTTGGCCGTGACTGTGGCGCGCTACGAAACCCCTGCGCATACTGACATAGATAAA GTCGGCGTGACTCCGGACCGTCCATTGCCGGCATCGTTCCCGACCGACGAAGATGGCTTCTGCAGCTGCCTCAAGGACCCAGCTTCTTGCAACCTTAATGCCGCCCGGCTGTTTGTGAGATCATGA